The Setaria italica strain Yugu1 chromosome VIII, Setaria_italica_v2.0, whole genome shotgun sequence genome includes the window TCCTTTCAAATAATGGAACTTCGTTTCATATAAAGAATTGGAAACTATAAAACTGTTGACGGCAAGCTGAGCCTTGGCAGAAAACAATTTCCCAATAATTGACCAAATCAATCTTCCACGCACAACTAGGATAACCAATTTGATTGAGTAGTCATCCACTTGGATGTAACTGCCACAACAATACTGGAACTTGAAGCCACACATCAACTCCTGCAGTCAGATGAGACAGCTACAGCTTCCAACACCAGTTAGGACAATGTTCTGCAGTTCTCACATCCATGCTAGCTGTTCATGTAAGGCTCTTCTGGTGGTTGACATATAACGAGAATTGAAATGCCAATTTCCTTTGGGACATACGTGTTCATCTTATCGCCCACACGAAGTGCCGATATTGTATCGACAAATTGATCATGAACTCACAACCATATTTCAGTGCATATATCCCTGTTGCTGCACTCTGGAGCTAACAATCTAGCGGTTGATCTTGGTCCTGCACCGGGAGACCAAGGAGCACCCAAGAATCTAGCGGCCCCCATCCTGCCGCCACGCAGCGATCCTCCCTATGTCAAGCACATGGTAGAGTGTTGAAGTGGCTGAGTAGTGAGTACTAGCTCAACATGCAATTAAGAAAACAAAATGTTACCTATAGCTATCTTTAGTGCAGGGTATTAGCTTCGTTCCGGCGAGGGGCTTCTGGTTAGTGATGAGTGGTTAGTGTTGAACAGAATATGGAGGAAACAACGTTAATGTAACGATGATATTGTGTTAAGTTCTAATCACATCGATTAGGGTTGATTTTGTCTGACTTGAGTTATGATGGGGTGAGGCGTTCCCCCATATGTCGTTGTTTCAGTGGAGAGGAACAAGTGTTGAACATACAAAAGTTTAGATTAAAAGGAAGGGATCCAAGGAGGGAAGGGATTAAGATTATCAAAATTTTCCCATTGCTACAAGTGCCGTTACAAGGCACAGAGGGTGGAATGCACTTATACCTGTTTGTTCCACTTATACCTGCCCTTCCCGACACATTGGCTGACCCTTGCATATGGAAAAAAAAGGATTTTACCTGCTGTCGTCCTGGAATACATAGATGTGAGAAATGTACCAATCCTTGCCGGTTTCACCTGTCAACAAATGGAAGCCTCTCGCACGCCCTGCAATATTTTGGTTGGGATCTGGTCCCCAGGTTAGCAACCAGTGGTCAGCAGCCCAACCTGGCCATGCTACTTCGTTAGGATTCGCACCCGAAGCAGGGAATTGGTGCGAGTACATGCGTAGGTGGGTCTCTTTCGATGGTGGACAATTATATGGACATGGATAACTTTCTCTGTGGGGGCCTTCGAAGGCCAGGACCGCTGGCAGCAAAAGGAAGCACAGAAAGATCAAGGAGTTGGAGAGAGTAGCCATGATTGTTCACCCCAGAGGCAAGAGGAAACTGGAGTAAGAGGACGGTATACAGATGTTGTGTTGGTTGTGTGCTGTGGGATACGTGAGGGGTAGGGAGGTGGTATTTATAGAGGCAATGCAGTGGGAGACTTGAGGGGTACAGAAATTATACATAGTAAACATGTCTCAGTTCCCTTAGCCACACAATACACCGATGAGAAAGATAACTACAGCGACCATCTGTTTTGTAGTTTCTCAAATGATTTCATTTTTAGAGTGGACATAGTCCATCCAATGGCCATCATGCCAGCATTTCTTCCCACGACTCTTAATTGCTTCTCAAAAAGTGAAACTCCATCCCTCACTTTTGGAAGGACAGTGAATTATTGGATGTTTGTAGACTAAAACTCTGAGCTACATTTGAAGGATGCTTTGGTtaacaaattcaaatttaatAGTGATGATGTGCTATATGTTGGTTGTCACATCCAATGTTTGGGCCTGGCAAACGGTCCATGCATTGTTATAGTATGATAAGTCCAAATTTTGAGGAATGGTTCTATGGTATTCATTGACTGTAAATCCAAATTTTGAGGAATGGTTCTATGGTATTCATTGACTGTAAAAGGTGACACACAATAGCCCATCACTATTAGATGTCATTAGTAACGCCACCGAGGATATGGGTGTTTTACATACTCCCTCTATGTTCTTACATGTTACATTTGCTTTATCCTAAGTCCAACCTTGGAAACTAAGAATCAAAGCCACAAGATGCTAATTCAATGCATAAGGTTAGAGCTAGGATTATTTTGCAATTAAGCCCCCCACCCGCCTGCCAGTTCTCCAGATAGACTGTTCATGGTGATTCGCAAAAGTGGCAGGCGGGTGGGGGGCTTAACTGCGAAATAATCCCACCTCTAACCCTGTCCATTGGATGGACATCTTGATTTCTGGATTCATAGTTTCCAAGGTTGCGCGGGGTAGATGGTTTCCACCGGATACGTAATATTGCACATGGATATCCTCATACCAAGTTGCCAACAATTGAAATACAGTAACAACGATTTAAAAATTTCCTACATGTGGTATGAGACACGTGCCTTGGGCATATGCTTGGGAATGGGAAGCTGTACATACATAATTAATCCTCAAACTAAAGACAAATCTATGGCGGCAGGAGTCCAAGCTAAGGAAGATATATATGTTTATGACGGCTAGAATCCAACACAAAACATCTCTAATGTGGTCAATTATATTGCTTGTCCTAAACCCCACCGACA containing:
- the LOC101786675 gene encoding dirigent protein 2 — protein: MATLSNSLIFLCFLLLPAVLAFEGPHRESYPCPYNCPPSKETHLRMYSHQFPASGANPNEVAWPGWAADHWLLTWGPDPNQNIAGRARGFHLLTGETGKDWYISHIYVFQDDSRFAGSTIQVLGMLNGEWSIIGGTGAFYNARGYIKYKEVPSTIISNITDIVRELDVHIFTRETSTVANGGPVPI